In Rhodococcus sp. OK302, one genomic interval encodes:
- a CDS encoding ABC transporter substrate-binding protein: MRYRPASIASLLVSLALVGGATACSTDPSVSAETTAASETTSSAASAAAVAALVAQFPAVPPKTVVAASVPLAEVLTLLEIPVAGVPSTTTQQLPAALNDVPRIGSTMAPDVEKIIKLSPDLVIAAETSRSTIEASLASTTTPAAFLETDSFGDLKLAVEVLGEAFDKQTEADKILASMNANETALATAGASTDAPKVLVLIGATDSFMVMNNNSFMGSLIELSGADNIAVSALGVKETYSAVNLENIIAAAPDVVLVLRSGNVTEGQAAFDAEVAKNAAWKSLPAYANDRIHVLDYSTFGYTSVGQLDKAVPTLTELLYP, encoded by the coding sequence GTGCGATACCGTCCCGCGTCGATAGCGTCACTACTTGTCAGTCTGGCCCTAGTCGGCGGCGCAACCGCTTGCTCCACAGACCCTTCCGTCTCAGCGGAAACCACAGCAGCTTCCGAGACCACATCCTCGGCAGCGAGCGCCGCCGCAGTTGCCGCATTGGTCGCCCAGTTCCCCGCAGTTCCGCCGAAAACCGTGGTAGCGGCCTCTGTACCCCTGGCCGAGGTTCTCACCCTGCTTGAAATTCCGGTCGCCGGCGTTCCGTCGACAACGACGCAGCAGCTTCCCGCCGCTCTCAACGACGTGCCGCGCATCGGCTCGACGATGGCTCCCGATGTGGAAAAGATCATCAAGCTCTCCCCCGACCTGGTGATTGCGGCGGAAACCTCGCGCAGCACGATCGAAGCCAGCTTGGCCTCGACCACCACACCTGCAGCGTTCCTCGAGACCGACAGCTTCGGTGATCTGAAGCTCGCCGTCGAGGTGTTGGGCGAAGCCTTCGACAAGCAAACCGAAGCCGACAAAATTCTGGCATCGATGAATGCGAACGAGACAGCGCTTGCAACAGCCGGCGCGTCGACCGATGCTCCGAAGGTTCTGGTTCTGATCGGCGCCACGGATTCCTTCATGGTGATGAACAACAACTCGTTCATGGGTAGCCTCATCGAGCTGTCCGGTGCCGACAACATTGCGGTGTCAGCGCTCGGGGTGAAGGAAACCTACAGCGCCGTGAATCTGGAGAACATCATCGCGGCAGCGCCGGACGTGGTGCTCGTCCTGCGATCGGGCAACGTCACCGAGGGACAAGCGGCCTTCGACGCCGAGGTCGCGAAGAACGCTGCCTGGAAGAGCCTGCCCGCCTACGCCAACGATCGCATTCACGTTCTGGACTACTCGACCTTCGGCTACACCTCGGTCGGCCAGCTGGACAAGGCCGTCCCCACGCTCACCGAACTCCTCTACCCGTGA